A window from Mycolicibacterium tokaiense encodes these proteins:
- a CDS encoding MspA family porin: MRTALAAAVLLCLGLCTAPGARAEPVADVAPVADVVPPPPNGAVASDPPGFVVTPDGWELTVGAQDETQVAVAPLTTAASSREYLVGGTFTGAVAGNGTAPVEGGTLEVGYQIGCGIELNVVKLNGSVGFQPSVGPTGLGNTNIPVTGQMEVFPQPGEVITSTVTTKSFEGAAPRVTLKDIHIKIDGCIGQSFLRSYAILTSSTETADDIVAYYGVAKVV; this comes from the coding sequence ATGAGAACCGCACTGGCCGCGGCCGTTCTGCTGTGCCTGGGGCTGTGCACCGCACCAGGCGCACGGGCCGAGCCGGTCGCCGATGTGGCGCCCGTCGCCGACGTGGTGCCCCCGCCGCCCAACGGTGCTGTCGCCTCCGATCCTCCGGGTTTTGTTGTCACGCCGGATGGTTGGGAGCTGACCGTCGGCGCCCAGGACGAGACGCAGGTGGCTGTCGCCCCGCTGACCACCGCGGCGTCGTCGCGCGAATACCTGGTGGGTGGCACTTTCACCGGCGCCGTGGCGGGCAACGGCACCGCCCCCGTGGAGGGTGGCACTCTCGAGGTCGGTTATCAGATCGGCTGCGGCATCGAGTTGAACGTCGTCAAACTCAACGGTTCGGTGGGGTTCCAGCCCTCCGTCGGGCCTACCGGTCTGGGCAACACCAACATTCCGGTGACCGGGCAGATGGAGGTGTTCCCGCAACCCGGTGAGGTCATCACGTCCACGGTGACCACCAAGAGCTTCGAGGGCGCCGCGCCCAGGGTCACCCTCAAGGACATCCACATCAAGATCGACGGCTGCATCGGCCAGTCTTTCCTGCGCTCGTACGCGATCCTCACCAGCTCCACCGAAACCGCCGACGACATCGTGGCGTACTACGGCGTTGCCAAGGTGGTGTGA